A portion of the Bacillus sp. es.034 genome contains these proteins:
- a CDS encoding sugar ABC transporter permease, whose product MNVKKMSITPILFLLPTVLFLGIFIYIPLIQNFYNSFFDFNVFSDSKEFVGLSNIKELFRDDVIGIAFLNNVKYGAISVIFQIFFALILASILEDKLFRRVAPALRVIYFIPVMISISVIALLFGFVYNPQIGLLNSFLELIGLGDLAKPWLGNSTTAIYSVIAMSQWQSIGLITMLFIVAIQKIPAELYEASHIDGAGKVRQFFHITLPQVKETMFVNLLITVTGSILVFNEPYILTNGGPGNSSMTLAVHMYQNGFFKDNMGYASSIATLMFLLSAIFALVQIKVSKTGKED is encoded by the coding sequence ATGAATGTTAAAAAAATGTCTATTACGCCAATTTTATTCCTTCTGCCAACCGTCCTATTTTTAGGTATTTTCATTTACATACCACTCATTCAAAACTTTTATAACAGCTTCTTTGATTTCAATGTGTTTTCAGATTCAAAAGAGTTTGTCGGTTTAAGTAATATAAAAGAATTGTTCCGGGATGATGTGATCGGGATCGCATTCTTGAACAATGTGAAATATGGAGCGATATCGGTGATCTTTCAGATATTCTTTGCCTTGATACTGGCAAGTATTTTAGAAGATAAGTTGTTTCGGAGAGTCGCTCCAGCACTGAGGGTCATTTATTTTATTCCTGTTATGATCTCCATTTCGGTCATCGCGCTGTTGTTTGGCTTTGTATATAATCCGCAAATCGGTTTGTTAAACAGTTTTCTGGAGTTAATCGGACTCGGTGACCTTGCAAAACCTTGGCTTGGCAACTCCACGACTGCTATCTACAGTGTTATTGCCATGTCACAATGGCAGAGTATCGGCTTGATCACGATGCTGTTCATTGTCGCTATCCAAAAAATACCTGCTGAATTGTATGAAGCCTCCCACATAGATGGTGCCGGGAAAGTCCGTCAGTTCTTTCACATTACACTCCCTCAAGTAAAGGAAACCATGTTTGTCAATTTGCTGATTACTGTCACTGGTTCCATCCTGGTCTTTAATGAACCCTATATTCTAACCAATGGCGGACCTGGCAACAGTTCGATGACACTAGCCGTCCATATGTATCAAAATGGATTCTTTAAGGACAATATGGGGTATGCTTCTTCAATCGCTACACTGATGTTTTTGTTGTCAGCGATCTTTGCATTAGTCCAGATCAAAGTGTCTAAAACAGGAAAGGAGGATTGA
- a CDS encoding PfkB family carbohydrate kinase, which produces MKLITIGDNVVDCYLDRNEYFPGGNCVNVAVNAKRNGASTVAYIGIFATDGPADHIKAALQEEGVDFRFSREAIGITGQPRVALTEENDRVFVGGPKDTVQHRFKIQLIPEEVDYLKQFDLCHVSCYSSMESELDRISKEIKISYDFSNRKDLDYISSIAPYVSYAFFSAAELSQTELNEFVESLAPFGFEIIGLTRGGEPAVFVHNQTIYKQTLHSIEVVDTMGAGDSLIAGFLTEYVKSNDIEKAIEKGTVSAENTCQVYGGFGYPAKM; this is translated from the coding sequence ATGAAACTAATTACGATTGGTGACAATGTTGTAGACTGCTATTTGGATCGTAACGAATATTTTCCGGGCGGGAATTGTGTGAATGTCGCTGTAAATGCGAAACGCAATGGCGCAAGCACGGTTGCTTATATTGGTATTTTTGCTACAGATGGACCTGCTGATCATATAAAGGCAGCACTGCAGGAAGAAGGGGTAGACTTCCGATTCTCACGGGAGGCTATCGGCATTACCGGTCAGCCGAGAGTGGCGCTTACAGAAGAGAACGACAGGGTATTTGTCGGCGGACCTAAAGACACTGTCCAACATCGCTTTAAAATCCAGCTTATTCCGGAAGAAGTGGACTACCTTAAACAATTCGACCTGTGCCATGTAAGCTGCTATTCTTCCATGGAAAGTGAACTGGATAGGATTTCGAAAGAGATTAAGATATCGTATGATTTTTCAAATCGAAAAGATCTGGACTATATCTCTTCTATTGCCCCGTATGTATCTTATGCTTTCTTCTCGGCTGCAGAATTATCACAAACAGAACTGAATGAATTTGTTGAAAGCCTTGCACCGTTTGGCTTTGAAATAATCGGGTTGACACGGGGAGGGGAGCCTGCGGTATTTGTTCATAATCAAACCATCTACAAACAAACATTGCACAGCATAGAAGTGGTCGATACAATGGGGGCAGGGGACAGCCTGATTGCAGGTTTTCTAACCGAATATGTGAAGAGTAACGACATCGAAAAGGCAATTGAAAAAGGGACAGTCTCAGCTGAAAACACATGTCAAGTATATGGAGGATTTGGCTACCCTGCAAAAATGTAA
- a CDS encoding carbohydrate ABC transporter permease — MKLENLATEKPMVPAAQRNYMPLKTRISRNIVFLGLLIFALMILYPLFWMFVSSFKSYQEIYTNVWALPSEWHFENYASAWENGIQNYFLNSAYVTGFSILFTVMSGTMAAFVLARYRNRWIDAALLFIIGGLMMNPEVALIPLFEILTFFNLIDTRWALILTYVAYRLPLTIILIRAFFITVPKELSESALIDGCSEFGIYWRIYLPLSIPIVITSVIINAFYAWNEFLFATVFINSSELKTIPSGLMVFRDALRTDWGVLLSGMVIASVPMVILLIVLQKYLVRGLSEGSVKG; from the coding sequence ATGAAACTAGAAAATCTTGCAACTGAAAAACCAATGGTACCGGCTGCCCAAAGAAACTACATGCCGCTCAAAACGCGTATATCCAGAAACATCGTTTTTCTTGGATTATTGATTTTCGCCTTGATGATTCTATACCCGCTTTTTTGGATGTTTGTCTCTTCTTTTAAAAGTTATCAGGAAATTTATACAAATGTTTGGGCACTTCCGAGTGAATGGCATTTTGAAAATTACGCATCGGCCTGGGAAAATGGGATTCAAAACTACTTCTTGAATAGTGCGTATGTTACTGGTTTTTCAATCCTCTTTACGGTGATGTCAGGTACGATGGCTGCCTTTGTTCTTGCCCGGTACCGGAACCGCTGGATTGATGCAGCCCTTCTATTCATCATTGGCGGTTTAATGATGAATCCGGAGGTTGCTCTCATACCTTTGTTTGAGATTCTAACATTCTTTAACTTAATTGATACGAGATGGGCGTTAATTTTAACGTATGTGGCTTACCGGCTTCCTCTTACGATTATCCTCATCCGCGCTTTTTTCATCACTGTACCAAAAGAGCTATCAGAATCTGCTTTGATTGATGGATGCAGCGAGTTTGGGATCTATTGGAGGATTTACTTGCCTTTGTCCATCCCGATCGTCATTACTTCCGTCATTATTAACGCCTTCTATGCATGGAATGAGTTTTTATTTGCGACTGTCTTTATCAATTCCAGTGAATTGAAAACGATTCCATCCGGTTTGATGGTCTTCAGGGATGCTTTAAGAACCGATTGGGGTGTCTTATTATCTGGAATGGTGATTGCATCAGTACCGATGGTTATTCTATTGATTGTTCTACAAAAATATTTAGTCCGAGGCTTATCAGAAGGCTCGGTGAAAGGATAG